In Ectothiorhodospira sp. BSL-9, a single window of DNA contains:
- a CDS encoding prenyltransferase, whose translation MKPAGSYDFIRAMRPFTFSVAIAACGLGTVLALHQGYGSVWLALLIIGTGVLLQAAVNLINDHADLPLLEEQAREADAVRQEHLQTVISAIRRNFRWGMAFLGFAFLIGLGLVWVQGWLLLVLIIIGLLGAYFYSGEPVHYKRRGLGVVLVFWLMGVLLVGGSAVAMGAPLAVSTLLISIPFSLLTSLVLLGNELRDHEEDQRNGLRTLTVRIGVLRARQLFGVMLGAVYVGSLLLWWGGLLPWFWHLLLSLPLAWPPLQAAWGPGADRSRLPQQAGRLFAGFALLFLIPYVVQLG comes from the coding sequence ATGAAGCCGGCTGGCTCATATGACTTTATTCGTGCCATGCGCCCGTTCACCTTCAGTGTGGCGATTGCCGCTTGCGGGCTGGGTACGGTACTGGCGCTTCATCAAGGCTACGGTTCGGTCTGGCTGGCGCTGCTCATCATTGGGACCGGTGTCCTGTTGCAGGCAGCGGTCAATCTGATCAACGATCACGCGGACCTGCCCTTGCTGGAAGAGCAGGCACGTGAAGCGGACGCCGTGCGCCAGGAGCACTTGCAAACGGTGATCTCAGCGATCCGTCGAAATTTTCGTTGGGGAATGGCGTTTCTGGGGTTCGCCTTCCTGATCGGCCTGGGGCTTGTCTGGGTCCAGGGCTGGCTCTTGCTGGTGTTGATCATCATCGGTCTGCTGGGTGCTTATTTCTATTCCGGCGAGCCGGTGCACTACAAGCGCCGGGGTCTGGGCGTTGTCCTGGTGTTCTGGTTGATGGGGGTGCTCCTGGTGGGGGGCTCAGCCGTGGCCATGGGCGCCCCCCTGGCGGTATCCACGCTCCTCATCAGCATTCCCTTCAGCTTGCTCACGTCCCTGGTGCTCCTGGGTAACGAGTTGCGTGATCATGAGGAGGACCAACGCAATGGCTTGCGAACCCTGACCGTCCGGATTGGCGTGTTACGCGCCCGGCAGCTGTTTGGGGTGATGCTGGGGGCGGTCTATGTGGGCAGCTTGTTGTTGTGGTGGGGTGGTCTGCTGCCCTGGTTCTGGCACCTCCTGCTCTCCCTTCCCCTGGCATGGCCCCCGTTGCAGGCGGCCTGGGGGCCAGGGGCTGACCGTTCCCGGCTTCCCCAGCAGGCGGGGCGATTGTTTGCCGGCTTCGCCTTGTTGTTCTTGATTCCTTATGTGGTGCAGTTGGGGTGA
- the hemG gene encoding protoporphyrinogen oxidase yields the protein MRVAIIGAGISGLSTAFYFNRSRSDAELHIFEANAHLGGTMHTVNKDGFLFEEGGNGFLSNKPDMLKLVEDCEGAHLLMRSEDAARKRFIYTDAMHPFPDSPGKFFKSGLLSFPQKLRVAGEVFTPAKRDDSDETLQSFGYRRLGKAFTDVFLDAMTAGIYGTTADRVSVQAAFPLVASLEKEHGGLFKGMIKRRKQSAGPGGVLMSFKGGMNTIVDHLKSKIKAQWHTGHPVDKITATETGYQLAVGGQTHDFDQIIMAVPAYAAAPMLSDLDPELSRQLDALDYSPIAVVGFGWKELDHPLDGFGLLTTAKAPLPFLGVLWDSSIFPDRAPKGMKSIRVMLGGQRAPHKVDQDPETLIQESREGLVKALGIDKAPDATIVKRWPKGLPGYPVGHIEAVDRIMEQASQHRGLHLTGNAFRGIAMNDCVRNGRLTAEQAALVGRAT from the coding sequence CGAAGCCAACGCCCACCTGGGCGGCACCATGCACACGGTGAACAAGGACGGCTTCCTGTTCGAGGAGGGCGGTAACGGCTTCCTCAGCAACAAGCCGGACATGCTCAAGCTGGTGGAAGACTGCGAGGGCGCCCATCTGCTCATGCGCAGCGAGGACGCAGCGCGCAAACGCTTCATCTACACCGATGCCATGCACCCGTTTCCCGACAGCCCGGGCAAGTTCTTCAAGTCCGGCCTGCTCAGCTTCCCGCAGAAACTGCGCGTGGCCGGTGAGGTCTTCACACCCGCCAAGCGCGACGACAGCGACGAGACCCTGCAATCCTTCGGCTATCGCCGCCTGGGCAAGGCCTTCACCGACGTCTTCCTGGATGCCATGACCGCTGGCATTTACGGCACCACCGCCGACCGTGTCTCCGTGCAGGCCGCCTTCCCCCTGGTGGCCTCCCTGGAAAAAGAGCACGGAGGCCTCTTCAAAGGCATGATCAAGCGCCGCAAGCAAAGCGCCGGACCCGGCGGGGTGCTGATGAGCTTCAAGGGTGGCATGAACACCATCGTCGACCACCTCAAGTCCAAGATCAAAGCCCAGTGGCATACGGGACACCCCGTGGACAAGATCACCGCCACGGAGACCGGCTATCAGCTCGCGGTGGGCGGGCAGACGCACGATTTCGATCAGATCATCATGGCAGTCCCCGCCTATGCGGCAGCCCCCATGCTCTCCGACCTGGATCCAGAATTATCCCGTCAGCTGGACGCACTGGATTATTCGCCCATTGCCGTCGTCGGCTTCGGCTGGAAGGAACTGGATCACCCGCTGGACGGCTTTGGCCTTCTCACCACCGCCAAGGCGCCACTGCCCTTCCTGGGCGTACTCTGGGACAGCAGCATCTTCCCTGATCGGGCACCCAAAGGCATGAAGAGCATCCGCGTCATGCTCGGTGGCCAGCGCGCGCCCCACAAGGTGGACCAGGATCCCGAAACCCTCATCCAGGAATCCCGCGAGGGGCTGGTCAAGGCCCTGGGCATCGACAAGGCCCCGGACGCCACCATCGTGAAGCGCTGGCCCAAGGGCCTCCCGGGTTACCCCGTAGGCCACATCGAAGCCGTTGATCGCATCATGGAGCAGGCCAGCCAGCACCGCGGCCTGCACCTGACAGGCAACGCCTTCCGAGGCATCGCCATGAACGACTGCGTGCGCAACGGCCGCCTCACGGCGGAGCAGGCGGCTCTGGTGGGTCGCGCGACCTGA
- the rplQ gene encoding 50S ribosomal protein L17: MRHRQSGRQLNRNSSHRKALMQSLALSLFRHEAIKTTLPKAKELRRVAEPLITMAKEDSVHTRRLAFARLRDDEVVGKLFTELGPRYQGRPGGYLRILKCGFRKGDNAPMAFVELVDRPDPDEASEATA, encoded by the coding sequence ATGCGTCACCGCCAATCCGGTAGGCAACTCAACCGCAACAGTTCGCATCGCAAGGCGCTGATGCAATCCCTTGCACTGTCGCTGTTCCGTCACGAGGCCATCAAGACGACCCTGCCGAAGGCCAAGGAGCTTCGCCGGGTAGCCGAGCCTCTGATCACGATGGCGAAGGAAGACAGCGTGCACACCCGCCGCCTGGCATTCGCCCGGCTGCGTGACGACGAAGTGGTGGGCAAGCTCTTCACCGAGTTGGGCCCCCGCTATCAGGGTCGTCCGGGTGGGTACCTGCGCATTTTGAAATGCGGTTTCCGTAAGGGTGACAATGCGCCCATGGCGTTTGTGGAACTGGTGGATCGTCCGGACCCGGACGAGGCCAGCGAAGCCACCGCTTGA
- a CDS encoding SAM hydroxide adenosyltransferase gives MRCRLAQGYGRGDLCGCLRESGDGVIGWLRAAGDPVPAWGREIAYRRVFGEAPAGELFWYVNSMGLVEVAVSQGSAAEVLKMGIGASLMQVSGCEQGVSA, from the coding sequence ATGCGGTGCCGATTGGCCCAGGGATATGGCCGAGGTGATCTATGTGGATGTTTACGGGAATCTGGTGACGGGGTTATCGGGTGGCTCCGTGCCGCCGGAGACCCTGTTCCAGCTTGGGGGCGAGAGATTGCTTACCGTCGTGTGTTCGGGGAGGCCCCTGCAGGGGAGTTGTTCTGGTACGTCAATTCCATGGGGCTGGTGGAGGTGGCGGTGTCACAGGGTAGTGCCGCCGAGGTGTTGAAGATGGGTATTGGCGCGTCGCTCATGCAGGTCAGCGGTTGTGAACAAGGAGTATCAGCATGA